One window of the Chryseotalea sp. WA131a genome contains the following:
- a CDS encoding MFS transporter yields the protein MKKSPLFVLFITIFIDMLGFGIIIPILPIFSKELGAADYQVGLIAMIFPIMNFLFAPLWGTLSDRHGRRPIMLISIFITSIAYFVFSQVTVLWILFFSRLLSGVGSANISVAQAYITDVTSPAERTKSLGFLGAAFGIGFIMGPPLGGWLKSISTSGTVDWVGYVACGMCVVNLVMAYFLLPESLKEKKINVPFNFKVVTGIITELKKPMVGQLLWINFIFITAFMLMQISCSLMWKEITLLDEKQIGYVFAFIGVATAVVQGLLVGRMVKAFGETKMLTYGIIFMAVGLAILPLTGKTLFVPVQFIGLALIALANGCLTPSITSLLSKFANQNEVGHVLGVSQSFGSVARAVGMGLSGFLYSVQFAVPFVVGVVLMLTCFVFTKKLKRETVG from the coding sequence ATGAAAAAATCTCCTCTCTTCGTACTCTTTATTACCATCTTTATCGACATGCTCGGGTTTGGCATCATCATACCCATCTTACCGATTTTCAGTAAGGAATTGGGTGCAGCCGATTATCAAGTAGGGCTGATTGCCATGATATTTCCCATCATGAATTTTTTGTTTGCTCCCCTGTGGGGAACACTCAGCGATCGACATGGCCGCAGGCCGATTATGCTCATCAGTATTTTTATTACGTCCATTGCCTATTTTGTTTTTTCGCAAGTAACCGTGCTTTGGATTCTGTTTTTTTCAAGATTGCTTTCAGGAGTTGGCTCGGCAAACATTTCAGTTGCACAAGCTTACATCACAGATGTTACTTCGCCCGCAGAAAGAACAAAGTCGTTGGGGTTTTTAGGAGCCGCCTTTGGCATTGGCTTTATCATGGGGCCGCCATTGGGCGGGTGGCTCAAAAGTATTTCCACTTCGGGCACGGTGGATTGGGTAGGCTATGTAGCGTGCGGCATGTGTGTGGTAAATTTAGTGATGGCCTATTTTTTGTTGCCCGAGTCGTTGAAGGAAAAGAAAATAAATGTGCCCTTCAATTTTAAAGTAGTAACCGGCATCATCACCGAATTGAAGAAGCCAATGGTGGGGCAATTGCTGTGGATAAATTTTATTTTCATCACGGCCTTTATGCTCATGCAGATTTCGTGTTCACTGATGTGGAAGGAAATCACACTTTTGGATGAAAAGCAAATCGGTTACGTGTTTGCATTTATTGGCGTGGCCACCGCGGTGGTGCAAGGGCTGCTGGTGGGCAGAATGGTGAAGGCATTTGGCGAAACAAAGATGTTGACCTATGGAATCATATTCATGGCGGTAGGGCTTGCAATTTTACCCCTTACAGGGAAAACGCTTTTTGTACCTGTTCAATTCATAGGGTTGGCATTGATTGCATTGGCCAATGGTTGTTTAACCCCTAGCATCACATCGTTGCTTTCAAAATTTGCCAATCAAAATGAAGTGGGTCATGTGCTGGGTGTGAGCCAATCGTTTGGGTCGGTGGCCCGCGCGGTGGGGATGGGACTCAGTGGATTTTTATACAGTGTTCAATTTGCAGTGCCGTTTGTGGTGGGGGTGGTGTTGATGCTCACATGCTTTGTTTTTACAAAAAAATTGAAGCGTGAGACGGTTGGGTAA
- a CDS encoding helix-turn-helix transcriptional regulator, whose amino-acid sequence MKPNDNIPSNLFHFSNQLLASPPEYHEGLLKNLLETHPVVKSFNGLDPMAYYIFSYVDLGIKFLTPNIFGKLFRVPEEEIQQKFREFGMNYTFSIIHPADRKILTEDCFHWAEVIAKDIPISLRDKVRYTNNYRAMRGDGTYGKYLSQFCVIPDRETGYPLIGLGTITDITDQKTDNKIIFKAEFYDELSGHKEFVKVFVPADNPISNLSERELEIARLIAQGDSSEEIANKLFISPFTVKAHKRNIFEKMNVHKATELASKL is encoded by the coding sequence ATGAAGCCGAACGATAATATTCCATCCAATCTTTTTCACTTTAGCAATCAACTGCTCGCTAGCCCGCCCGAGTATCATGAAGGTCTACTGAAAAACTTACTAGAAACGCATCCTGTCGTAAAGTCTTTCAACGGTCTTGATCCAATGGCTTACTATATTTTTAGTTATGTGGATTTGGGGATTAAGTTTTTGACACCGAATATTTTCGGAAAACTGTTTCGTGTTCCGGAAGAAGAGATTCAACAGAAATTCAGAGAATTTGGAATGAATTATACCTTCAGCATTATACATCCGGCAGACCGAAAAATCTTAACGGAAGATTGCTTCCACTGGGCTGAAGTAATAGCAAAGGATATTCCAATCTCACTTCGTGATAAAGTAAGGTATACCAATAACTACAGGGCCATGCGCGGGGATGGCACTTACGGTAAATATCTCAGTCAATTTTGTGTAATTCCTGATAGAGAAACAGGCTATCCTTTGATTGGGCTAGGAACGATCACTGACATAACGGATCAAAAGACAGACAATAAAATCATTTTCAAAGCTGAATTTTATGATGAACTGAGTGGTCATAAAGAATTTGTAAAGGTTTTTGTCCCCGCAGATAATCCAATTTCAAATTTGAGCGAAAGAGAGCTTGAAATCGCGCGGTTAATTGCCCAAGGAGACTCAAGTGAGGAAATAGCCAACAAACTTTTCATTTCTCCCTTCACGGTAAAAGCCCATAAAAGAAACATCTTTGAAAAGATGAACGTGCACAAAGCCACTGAGTTGGCTAGTAAGCTATAG
- a CDS encoding alpha/beta fold hydrolase yields MIQDVDTLVEYLKRRFEVDKIFLVGHSWGARLGLYSVQRHPENYIAYVGVGQELAAYEGELLSYQYTLDKAKEQNNVKAINDLEESGPPQSGGFK; encoded by the coding sequence TTGATTCAAGATGTTGATACGTTGGTGGAATATCTAAAAAGAAGATTTGAAGTAGACAAAATCTTTTTGGTAGGGCACTCTTGGGGAGCCAGACTTGGCTTATATTCTGTTCAGCGACATCCTGAAAACTATATCGCCTATGTTGGAGTTGGGCAAGAATTGGCAGCTTATGAAGGTGAGCTACTTTCGTATCAATACACACTGGATAAAGCAAAAGAGCAGAATAACGTCAAAGCGATCAACGACTTGGAGGAGAGTGGACCACCTCAGTCGGGTGGTTTCAAGTAA
- a CDS encoding alpha/beta hydrolase: MDHLSRVVSSKMYKNGFWGLVKQKDWLLKLGGERYGKTKYTDWIFSIWFSREYSFFDLFKYGKASAFSAGNIIYDPDFNNFDFFKQIPEVKIPVFFISGAYDYNTPWELVERYTNVLIGPQKEFIKFEKSGHSPVFKEPEKFNKEVIRIYNLVKDK, from the coding sequence GTGGACCACCTCAGTCGGGTGGTTTCAAGTAAGATGTATAAAAATGGTTTTTGGGGATTGGTTAAACAGAAAGATTGGCTTTTGAAATTGGGAGGAGAACGATATGGAAAAACTAAATATACAGACTGGATTTTTTCAATATGGTTTTCAAGGGAGTACTCATTTTTCGACTTATTCAAGTACGGTAAAGCATCCGCGTTTTCGGCAGGAAACATCATTTACGACCCTGACTTCAATAATTTCGATTTTTTCAAACAAATACCCGAAGTAAAAATACCAGTGTTTTTTATCTCAGGAGCTTACGACTATAACACACCTTGGGAACTCGTGGAAAGATATACTAACGTGTTGATAGGACCCCAAAAGGAGTTTATTAAGTTTGAGAAGTCGGGGCACAGCCCTGTATTTAAAGAACCTGAAAAATTCAATAAAGAAGTTATCAGGATTTACAACTTAGTAAAAGACAAGTAA
- a CDS encoding TonB-dependent receptor: MRKQLALLYLFIFGLAVFGDAQQPCVETIRGRVFDENDGPLFNAFVSIDNESTVTKADGTFSIVISCAKVHQLSVRFVGYKTITESVVANRVVDIHLKPDQQQLEEVVIEAIAEKTETAQNFSVVNEKMLEASAGKSFGEMLKEVPGVNAIQAGPGIFKPVIHGVHSQRVLILNHGIRHEGQQWGAEHAPEIDPFIASNIVVVKDASSIKYGTDALGGVIIVNPPDLPVTNKMGGAIQTIAQSNGRMGTVSGMLEGGLKKLKGFGWRAQGTAKRAGDFHSPTYQLTNTGVSELDFSAAMGYQNEKLKLEIFFSHFQTEIGILRGSAVGSINDLLAAMEREPPLGTQSFSYSISEPRQQVQHNLLKLSAEIKQKSSVWRMKYGLQNNGRQEFDLRIGNLAKRPVIDLDLTTQTLDIERESFSQNNTFHTTVGVSVMAQSNNNIPGTQRIPFIPNYDNLSGGAYGIVKKEWANLMLNAGVRYDYRSYSVAGFDFKNELYTSDLLFHNFSGTVGGTYQMKNGKSFSSSFSSAWRPPHVAELYSLGTHQSAAAIEFGLLLNEKTNEVTSIQNANFKNEQALKWVSTYRAKQGNINWEVTGYMNYIFNYIYLQPKGVTQTIRGVFPYFRYTQTDASFLGVDVSAEWSPSSHFKISPKASLLQATDETNNDYLVFIPANRYESSFRWDALERVNLNGFFVEAKVTFTDRQHRAPRTVTVREINEANEKGVDLFANDKRNSDFMDAPASYWLVNASTGFSLRSQKLKYDFRLSADNFFNTVYRNYTNRLRYFANDLGSNFSLLIKCTF, translated from the coding sequence GTGCGAAAGCAACTGGCGCTTTTATACCTATTCATTTTTGGCTTAGCCGTTTTTGGCGATGCACAGCAGCCTTGCGTAGAAACCATTCGCGGCCGCGTGTTCGATGAAAATGATGGGCCGTTATTCAATGCATTTGTGAGCATTGACAACGAAAGCACTGTAACTAAAGCGGATGGCACGTTTTCAATTGTAATCTCCTGTGCCAAAGTTCATCAACTCAGCGTTCGATTTGTTGGCTACAAAACGATTACAGAAAGTGTAGTGGCCAATCGGGTAGTAGATATTCATTTAAAACCCGACCAACAACAATTGGAGGAAGTGGTCATCGAGGCCATTGCTGAAAAAACAGAAACAGCTCAAAACTTTTCAGTTGTGAATGAAAAAATGTTGGAAGCGAGCGCTGGAAAATCGTTCGGAGAAATGCTGAAAGAAGTGCCGGGTGTTAACGCCATTCAAGCAGGGCCTGGAATTTTCAAGCCAGTCATCCATGGAGTGCATAGTCAGCGCGTGTTGATTTTGAACCATGGCATCCGCCACGAAGGGCAACAATGGGGCGCTGAACATGCTCCTGAGATTGACCCCTTCATTGCCAGCAACATTGTAGTGGTGAAAGATGCGAGTTCCATCAAGTATGGTACCGATGCCTTGGGCGGAGTGATCATCGTCAACCCACCCGATTTGCCCGTCACCAATAAGATGGGCGGGGCCATTCAAACGATCGCGCAAAGCAACGGGCGAATGGGAACAGTATCGGGAATGTTGGAAGGCGGTTTGAAAAAACTAAAGGGATTTGGGTGGCGGGCTCAAGGCACAGCCAAACGTGCCGGAGATTTTCATTCGCCTACGTATCAGCTTACCAACACGGGCGTAAGTGAATTGGATTTTTCTGCTGCAATGGGCTATCAAAATGAAAAACTAAAACTCGAGATTTTCTTCAGTCACTTTCAAACTGAAATTGGGATTTTGCGGGGTTCGGCTGTTGGCAGCATCAATGATTTGCTTGCAGCCATGGAGCGCGAGCCACCTTTGGGGACACAATCCTTTAGCTATTCTATTTCGGAACCACGTCAACAAGTGCAGCACAACTTGCTGAAGTTGAGTGCAGAGATAAAACAGAAATCTTCTGTGTGGCGGATGAAATATGGTCTTCAAAACAATGGTCGACAAGAATTTGATTTGCGAATCGGCAATCTTGCGAAGCGGCCTGTGATTGACTTAGATTTGACAACACAAACATTGGACATTGAACGCGAAAGTTTTTCGCAAAACAATACGTTCCATACAACGGTTGGAGTTTCTGTCATGGCGCAAAGCAACAACAACATTCCCGGCACACAACGAATACCTTTCATTCCCAATTATGATAATCTTTCAGGGGGAGCTTATGGAATTGTAAAGAAGGAGTGGGCCAATTTAATGTTGAATGCAGGTGTGCGCTACGACTATCGCTCCTATTCGGTTGCGGGTTTCGATTTTAAAAATGAGTTGTACACCAGCGATTTATTGTTCCACAATTTTAGCGGAACTGTTGGTGGCACCTATCAAATGAAGAATGGAAAAAGTTTTTCGTCTTCGTTTAGCAGTGCTTGGCGGCCACCTCATGTGGCAGAGTTGTATAGTTTGGGTACACACCAGAGCGCGGCAGCTATTGAATTCGGATTGTTGCTGAATGAAAAAACCAATGAAGTAACGTCTATTCAAAATGCCAATTTCAAAAATGAGCAGGCACTAAAATGGGTAAGCACCTATCGCGCAAAGCAGGGCAACATAAACTGGGAAGTAACCGGATATATGAACTACATTTTCAATTACATCTACTTGCAACCCAAGGGTGTTACACAGACCATTCGTGGAGTGTTCCCTTACTTTCGCTATACGCAAACAGACGCTTCTTTTTTGGGTGTTGATGTTTCTGCTGAATGGTCACCTTCATCGCACTTCAAAATTTCGCCAAAAGCATCTTTGCTACAGGCCACGGATGAAACCAATAACGACTACTTGGTTTTTATTCCTGCCAATCGATATGAAAGCAGCTTTCGGTGGGATGCGCTGGAGCGAGTGAACCTAAATGGGTTTTTTGTGGAGGCAAAAGTAACCTTTACCGATCGGCAGCATCGCGCACCACGCACCGTTACCGTTCGAGAAATAAACGAAGCCAATGAGAAAGGAGTCGATTTGTTTGCCAATGATAAGCGAAATTCTGATTTTATGGATGCGCCTGCTTCGTATTGGTTGGTGAATGCCTCTACAGGATTTTCACTGAGAAGTCAAAAGTTGAAATATGATTTTCGCCTTTCGGCTGATAATTTTTTCAACACCGTATATCGCAACTACACCAATCGCTTGCGGTATTTTGCCAATGATCTTGGCAGCAATTTTTCTTTATTAATTAAATGCACATTTTAA
- a CDS encoding methyltransferase domain-containing protein codes for MAISFTNRSADVEIMDDLLCEGEVVDQTLRELDFINHWLGGNAVTLQALALVWNGIPKDKAITIADLGCGSGEMLRIISAIALKQKRKVELIGVDANPNITQFATDHSKGFKNIQFFAHNVFEEPFKSQRFDIVLATLFTHHFSNEELVALLKQIRAKTKHAIIMNDIHRHPLAYYSIKWLTQLFSKSAMVKFDAPLSVMRAFTKNEWIFILKEAGIENYSLRWRWAFRWQLIIHP; via the coding sequence ATGGCTATCTCCTTTACTAATCGTTCTGCTGATGTTGAAATCATGGATGATTTGCTTTGTGAAGGTGAGGTCGTGGATCAAACATTGCGCGAACTTGATTTTATTAACCATTGGCTTGGCGGAAATGCCGTAACCCTTCAAGCACTTGCCTTGGTGTGGAATGGAATTCCCAAAGATAAAGCGATTACGATTGCAGACTTGGGCTGTGGCAGTGGCGAAATGTTGCGAATCATTTCGGCAATCGCTTTGAAGCAAAAACGAAAGGTAGAGTTGATTGGGGTGGATGCCAACCCAAACATCACTCAGTTTGCAACAGATCATTCAAAAGGCTTCAAGAATATTCAATTCTTCGCACACAATGTTTTTGAAGAACCATTCAAATCGCAGCGGTTTGATATTGTGCTCGCCACACTTTTTACACATCACTTCTCGAACGAAGAGCTGGTTGCCTTGCTAAAGCAAATACGTGCCAAAACAAAACACGCGATTATTATGAATGACATCCACAGACACCCGTTGGCTTACTACTCCATCAAATGGTTAACGCAACTATTTTCAAAATCGGCCATGGTCAAGTTCGATGCCCCCTTGTCGGTAATGCGAGCCTTCACCAAAAATGAATGGATATTTATTTTGAAAGAAGCGGGTATCGAAAACTATTCGCTTAGGTGGCGGTGGGCTTTTAGGTGGCAATTGATCATTCATCCCTAA
- a CDS encoding dienelactone hydrolase family protein, translating to MKKIKLLVAFVLLCSISFAQKETICHTDATDKFAVFASNKKFNRDHPSPLAYVHESEAGGKMIKLKAADGVEANAFFIESKKKSNNWVFVFQEWWGLNDHIKREAENLYNDLGNVNVLALDMYDGKLATDPQTAGKYMQEFKKERGAEIVKAAISFAGAKAKIGTIGWCFGGGQSMQASLLAAKQAAACVIYYGQPEEDVEKLKGLNCDVLNIWPTQDKWINKEVTDKFEANMKAAGKKLTVKSYDADHAFANPSNAKHNKEFTADAYKNTLAFFKKRLK from the coding sequence ATGAAAAAAATTAAACTTCTCGTTGCTTTCGTGCTCTTGTGTTCGATTTCATTTGCACAAAAAGAAACGATTTGCCACACCGATGCCACCGATAAGTTTGCGGTATTTGCATCGAACAAAAAATTCAATCGCGATCACCCAAGTCCGCTGGCTTATGTGCACGAAAGTGAGGCCGGTGGAAAAATGATTAAGCTAAAAGCAGCAGATGGTGTGGAAGCAAATGCATTCTTTATTGAATCAAAAAAGAAATCCAACAACTGGGTTTTTGTTTTTCAAGAATGGTGGGGATTGAACGACCATATCAAACGCGAGGCTGAAAATCTGTACAACGACTTGGGCAATGTAAATGTGTTGGCCTTGGACATGTACGATGGCAAGTTGGCCACCGATCCGCAAACAGCTGGTAAGTACATGCAAGAATTTAAAAAAGAGCGTGGTGCGGAAATTGTAAAAGCAGCAATTTCTTTTGCAGGAGCAAAGGCCAAGATTGGCACAATCGGCTGGTGCTTTGGGGGAGGGCAATCGATGCAAGCAAGTTTGTTGGCTGCAAAGCAAGCCGCTGCGTGTGTGATCTATTATGGTCAGCCCGAAGAAGATGTTGAAAAATTGAAAGGATTAAATTGTGACGTGCTCAACATTTGGCCCACCCAAGATAAATGGATCAACAAAGAAGTAACTGATAAATTTGAAGCCAATATGAAAGCAGCTGGCAAAAAGCTCACCGTTAAATCATACGATGCCGACCATGCCTTTGCCAATCCCAGCAATGCCAAGCACAACAAAGAATTTACAGCCGATGCATACAAAAACACGCTGGCGTTTTTCAAGAAAAGACTGAAGTAA
- a CDS encoding DinB family protein: protein MKHYILKLYQYNAWANRRVIGCLERQAVTDEKILSIFAHCVAANFIWYNRFMGLPKSDYKLWDGNYSVADLKNMVEEAAQLWLEFIESNHSFDRVLKYHNYVGDYYENNMQDIMIHLVNHGSYHRGQVAVLLRERGYEPINTDLITYDRVLLGQWKD from the coding sequence ATGAAGCATTACATATTAAAACTCTATCAATACAATGCTTGGGCTAACCGAAGGGTAATCGGCTGTTTGGAAAGACAAGCGGTAACAGATGAAAAAATTCTTTCGATTTTTGCGCATTGTGTGGCTGCCAATTTTATTTGGTACAACCGTTTCATGGGTCTGCCCAAAAGCGATTACAAGCTTTGGGATGGAAATTACTCTGTAGCCGACCTAAAAAACATGGTGGAAGAGGCCGCCCAGCTCTGGCTCGAATTTATTGAATCAAACCATTCGTTCGATCGCGTGTTAAAGTACCACAACTATGTGGGGGATTATTATGAAAACAACATGCAAGATATTATGATCCATTTGGTCAACCACGGTTCGTATCATCGTGGGCAAGTGGCGGTGCTTTTGCGTGAGAGAGGCTATGAACCCATTAACACCGATTTGATCACCTACGATCGTGTGTTGTTGGGCCAGTGGAAAGATTGA
- a CDS encoding type II toxin-antitoxin system VapC family toxin: protein MEQDYLIDTNSIINFANKKLPSSGSLFVSKVIDINPIISIINKIEVQGFADPNNQMIELIEASTIIPLTDEMVDETIAIRKIHKVKLPDAIIAATAKTKNLTLITRNETDFDSVSGLTIINPWKI from the coding sequence ATGGAACAGGACTATCTGATTGACACTAATAGCATTATCAACTTTGCTAATAAAAAACTTCCCTCTTCAGGCTCCTTATTTGTTTCAAAGGTTATAGATATCAATCCCATCATTTCAATAATCAATAAAATAGAGGTTCAAGGTTTTGCTGACCCAAACAATCAAATGATCGAGTTGATTGAAGCGTCCACCATTATTCCATTAACGGATGAGATGGTGGATGAAACAATAGCCATTCGAAAAATCCATAAGGTTAAATTGCCAGACGCGATTATTGCAGCAACCGCCAAGACTAAGAACCTTACTTTGATAACAAGAAACGAGACCGATTTTGATTCTGTCAGCGGTCTAACAATTATTAATCCTTGGAAGATATAA
- a CDS encoding amidase: MRVSSKVSLILLFSLATIPLFSQQKTPTADIETYYDISFTKAERDSLFSSLQDYQKSYQAIHQYKLDNQVPMSLVFDPIPVGFKPNLNQKPIDWGLPKEVNVPANKEQLAFYPVYKLAALIRTKKITSTELTKLYLSRIKKYADTLQCAISVLEATALQQAKQADDEIAKGKYRGPLHGIPYGIKDLLTVEGTETTWGAAPYKGQVISETATVVKKLEQAGAVLTVKLTLGALAMGDIWYGGVTKNPWNLKEGSSGSSAGSASATVAGLIAFAIGTETLGSIVSPSTRCGATGLRPTFGAVSRHGAMALSHSMDKIGPLCRSVLDCALVFDAIRGADDLDRATRAAAFNFDAKTNIKKLKIGYFKNWFDAKYPSHDNDQKALDVLKSLGAELIPIEWDSKIPITAVRLMLTAEAAASFDELTRSNRDSLLTDQRKWAWPNTFRAARFIPAVEYINASRLRQALIQEFYEKTKNFDVIVTPSFGGSQLLTTNLTGNPCVVVPNGFNDKGSPTSISFIGNLFGEASLLSLAHAFQQATDWEDKVPPLFKD, from the coding sequence ATGAGAGTGAGTAGTAAGGTTTCTTTAATTCTTTTGTTCAGCTTGGCGACAATACCGTTATTTTCACAACAAAAAACACCCACCGCTGATATTGAAACTTACTATGATATAAGTTTTACTAAAGCCGAGCGGGATTCACTTTTCTCCAGCCTACAGGACTATCAAAAATCGTATCAAGCCATTCATCAATATAAATTGGACAACCAAGTGCCCATGTCGTTGGTGTTTGATCCGATACCGGTTGGTTTCAAACCAAACCTAAATCAGAAGCCAATTGATTGGGGCTTGCCGAAAGAAGTTAACGTGCCAGCCAACAAAGAGCAGTTGGCATTTTACCCCGTTTATAAATTGGCCGCGCTGATCCGAACCAAAAAAATTACTTCCACCGAGCTGACAAAACTTTATTTGAGTCGAATAAAAAAATATGCGGATACACTGCAATGCGCCATTTCTGTTTTGGAGGCCACTGCCTTGCAGCAAGCCAAGCAAGCTGACGATGAAATTGCCAAAGGAAAATACCGTGGCCCATTACATGGCATTCCGTACGGGATCAAAGATTTGCTTACGGTAGAAGGAACGGAGACCACTTGGGGAGCTGCTCCCTACAAAGGTCAAGTCATTAGCGAGACAGCCACCGTAGTAAAAAAACTAGAACAAGCGGGTGCAGTACTTACCGTAAAACTAACCTTGGGTGCTTTGGCAATGGGCGATATTTGGTACGGAGGTGTCACTAAAAATCCGTGGAATTTAAAAGAAGGTTCTAGTGGCTCTTCCGCAGGCTCTGCCTCTGCTACGGTGGCGGGTTTGATTGCTTTCGCGATTGGTACAGAAACACTCGGTTCAATTGTTTCGCCTTCTACACGCTGTGGCGCCACTGGCTTGCGCCCAACGTTTGGTGCGGTGAGCCGCCATGGCGCAATGGCACTGAGCCATAGCATGGATAAAATTGGACCGTTGTGCCGATCCGTTTTGGATTGTGCTTTGGTGTTTGATGCCATCCGTGGTGCAGATGACTTAGATCGGGCAACCCGAGCAGCCGCCTTCAACTTCGATGCGAAAACGAATATCAAAAAATTGAAAATAGGGTATTTTAAAAATTGGTTTGATGCCAAATATCCATCGCACGACAATGACCAGAAAGCATTGGACGTTTTGAAGAGCTTAGGTGCAGAACTAATTCCTATTGAATGGGATTCAAAAATCCCGATCACTGCTGTGCGTTTGATGCTGACGGCAGAAGCGGCTGCTTCCTTTGATGAACTTACGCGCTCCAATCGGGATAGCTTGCTAACAGACCAACGTAAATGGGCGTGGCCAAATACCTTTCGCGCGGCACGGTTTATTCCCGCGGTGGAATACATCAACGCCTCACGGTTGCGCCAAGCACTCATTCAAGAGTTCTATGAGAAGACAAAAAACTTTGATGTGATTGTTACGCCAAGTTTTGGCGGTTCGCAATTGCTCACGACCAATCTCACGGGCAATCCGTGCGTAGTGGTGCCAAATGGTTTTAATGACAAGGGCAGCCCCACCAGCATTTCATTTATCGGAAATTTGTTTGGCGAAGCTTCTTTACTATCATTGGCCCATGCGTTTCAACAAGCAACCGATTGGGAAGACAAAGTGCCTCCTCTTTTTAAAGATTAA